One stretch of Prionailurus viverrinus isolate Anna chromosome C1, UM_Priviv_1.0, whole genome shotgun sequence DNA includes these proteins:
- the TXNIP gene encoding thioredoxin-interacting protein yields MVMFKKIKSFEVVFNDPEKVYGSGEKVAGRVVVEVCEVTRVKAVRILACGVAKVLWMQGSQQCKQTSEYLRYEDTLLLEDEPTGENEMVIMRPGNKYEYKFGFELPQGPLGTSFKGKYGCVDYWVKAFLDRPSQPTQETKKIFEVMDLVDVNTPDLMAPVSAKKEKKVSCMFIPDGRVSVSARIDRKGFCEGDEISIHADFENTCSRIVVPKAAIVARHTYLANGQTKVLTQKLSSVRGNHIISGTCASWRGKSLRVQKIRPSILGCNILRVEYSLLIYVSVPGSKKVILDLPLVIGSRSGLSSRTSSMASRTSSEMSWVDLNIPDTPEAPPCYMDIIPEDHRLESPTTPLLDDTDSPQDSPIFMYAPEFQFMPPPTYTEVDPCILNNNVQ; encoded by the exons ATGGTGATGTTCAAGAAGATCAAATCTTTTGAGGTGGTCTTTAACGACCCTGAAAAGGTGTACGGCAGTGGGGAGAAGGTGGCTGGCCGGGTGGTAGTGGAGGTTTGTGAAGTCACTCGAGTCAAAGCTGTCAGGATCCTGGCTTGCGGAGTGGCGAAGGTCCTGTGGATGCAAGGATCCCAGCAGTGCAAACAGACCTCCGAGTACTTGCGCTACGAAGACACGCTTCTCTTGGAAGACGAGCCCACAG GTGAGAATGAGATGGTGATCATGAGACCTGGAAACAAATACGAGTACAAGTTCGGCTTTGAGCTTCCTCAGGG GCCTTTGGGAACATCCTTCAAAGGAAAGTATGGGTGTGTAGACTACTGGGTGAAGGCTTTTCTTGATCGTCCCAGCCAGCCCACTCAAGAGACCAAGAAAATTTTCGAAGTGATGGATCTAGTGGATGTCAATACTCCTGATTTAATG gcCCCTGTGTCTgctaaaaaggagaagaaagtttCCTGCATGTTCATTCCTGATGGGCGAGTGTCTGTCTCTGCCCGAATTGACAGAAAAGGATTCTGTGAAG gtGATGAGATTTCTATCCATGCTGACTTTGAGAATACATGTTCCCGCATCGTGGTCCCCAAAGCTGCCATAGTAGCCCGCCACACTTACCTTGCCAATGGCCAAACCAAAGTGTTGACGCAGAAGCTGTCATCGGTCAGAGGCAATCATATCATCTCAGGAACCTGTGCATCGTGGCGTGGCAAGAGCCTTCGGGTGCAGAAGATTAGGCCTTCTATCCTGGGCTGCAACATCCTTCGAGTTGAATACTCCTTACTG ATCTATGTCAGCGTCCCCGGCTCCAAGAAAGTCATCCTTGATCTGCCCCTCGTAATTGGTAGCCGGTCAGGTCTGAGCAGCCGGACATCCAGCATGGCCAGCCGAACCAGCTCTGAGATGAGTTGGGTAGATCTAAACATCCCCGATACCCCAGAAG ctcctccTTGCTATATGGATATCATTCCTGAAGATCACCGATTGGAGAGCCCCACCACTCCTCTGCTAGATGACACAGACAGTCCTCAAGACAGCCCTATTTTTATGTACGCTCCCGAATTCCAGTTCATGCCACCACCTACCTACACAGAG gtggatCCCTGCATTCTCAACAACAATGTGCAGTGA
- the POLR3GL gene encoding DNA-directed RNA polymerase III subunit RPC7-like isoform X1, with protein MCQWADLPPGLLLDWPGELTNGKPWEAELGRQKLEEDLQISSWLRRGLRVGEGQQVFLTGSLNTQAPSTMASRGGGRGRGRGQLTFNMEAVGIGKGDALPPPTLQPSPLFPPLEFRPVPLPSGEEGEYVLALKQELRGAMRQLPYFIRPAVPKRDVERYSDKYQMSGPIDNAIDWNPDWRRLPRELKIRVRKLQKERTTILIPKRPPKNTEDKEETIQKLETLEKKEEEVTSEEDEEKEEEEEKEEEEEEEYDEEEHEEETDYIMSYFDNGEDFGGDSDDNMDEAIY; from the exons atgtgccag TGGGCGGATCTCCCTCCTGGTCTTCTCCTAGATTGGCCGGGAGAATTGACCAATGGGAAGCCCTGGGAGGCGGAGCTAGGGCGCCAGAAGCTAGAGGAAGACCTGCAAATTTCAAGTTGGCTGCGACGTGGGCtccgcgtgggggaggggcagcag gtttTTCTCACTGGATCTCTGAATACCCAGGCCCCCTCCACCATGGCCAGtcggggtgggggccggggtcGTGGCCGGGGCCAGCTGACCTTCAACATGGAGGCTGTGGGCATTGGGAAGGGGGAtgctcttcccccacccaccctgcagCCTTCTCCACTCTTCCCT CCCTTGGAGTTCCGTCCAGTGCCTCTGCCctcaggagaggaaggggagtaTGTTCTGGCACTGAAGCAGGAGCTACGAGGGGCCATGAGGCAGCTCCCCTACTTCATCCGGCCAGCTGTCCCCAAGAGAG ATGTGGAGCGTTACTCAGACAAATATCAGATGTCAGGGCCGATTGACAATGCCATCGATTGGAACCCTG ATTGGCGACGTTTACCCCGTGAGTTAAAGATCCGAGTGCGGAAGCTACAAAAGGAAC GGACCACCATCCTAATCCCCAAGAGGCCCCCCAAGAACACAGAAGATAAGGAAGAAACAATACAGAAACTGGAG ACcctggagaagaaggaggaggaagtgacttcagaggaagatgaagagaaagaagaagaagaagagaaggaagaggaagaagaagaggagtaCGACGAAGAAGAACATGAAGAG gAAACTGATTACATCATGTCATATTTTGACAATGGAGAGGACTTTGGGGGTGACAGTGATGACAATATGGATGAGGCTATATACTGA
- the POLR3GL gene encoding DNA-directed RNA polymerase III subunit RPC7-like isoform X2, which produces MGRQLCARLAGRIDQWEALGGGARAPEARGRPANFKLAATWAPRGGGAAGFSHWISEYPGPLHHGQSGWGPGSWPGPADLQHGGCGHWEGGCSSPTHPAAFSTLPYVERYSDKYQMSGPIDNAIDWNPDWRRLPRELKIRVRKLQKERTTILIPKRPPKNTEDKEETIQKLETLEKKEEEVTSEEDEEKEEEEEKEEEEEEEYDEEEHEEETDYIMSYFDNGEDFGGDSDDNMDEAIY; this is translated from the exons ATGGGACgccaactatgtgccag ATTGGCCGGGAGAATTGACCAATGGGAAGCCCTGGGAGGCGGAGCTAGGGCGCCAGAAGCTAGAGGAAGACCTGCAAATTTCAAGTTGGCTGCGACGTGGGCtccgcgtgggggaggggcagcag gtttTTCTCACTGGATCTCTGAATACCCAGGCCCCCTCCACCATGGCCAGtcggggtgggggccggggtcGTGGCCGGGGCCAGCTGACCTTCAACATGGAGGCTGTGGGCATTGGGAAGGGGGAtgctcttcccccacccaccctgcagCCTTCTCCACTCTTCCCT ATGTGGAGCGTTACTCAGACAAATATCAGATGTCAGGGCCGATTGACAATGCCATCGATTGGAACCCTG ATTGGCGACGTTTACCCCGTGAGTTAAAGATCCGAGTGCGGAAGCTACAAAAGGAAC GGACCACCATCCTAATCCCCAAGAGGCCCCCCAAGAACACAGAAGATAAGGAAGAAACAATACAGAAACTGGAG ACcctggagaagaaggaggaggaagtgacttcagaggaagatgaagagaaagaagaagaagaagagaaggaagaggaagaagaagaggagtaCGACGAAGAAGAACATGAAGAG gAAACTGATTACATCATGTCATATTTTGACAATGGAGAGGACTTTGGGGGTGACAGTGATGACAATATGGATGAGGCTATATACTGA
- the POLR3GL gene encoding DNA-directed RNA polymerase III subunit RPC7-like isoform X3 — MASRGGGRGRGRGQLTFNMEAVGIGKGDALPPPTLQPSPLFPPLEFRPVPLPSGEEGEYVLALKQELRGAMRQLPYFIRPAVPKRDVERYSDKYQMSGPIDNAIDWNPDWRRLPRELKIRVRKLQKERTTILIPKRPPKNTEDKEETIQKLETLEKKEEEVTSEEDEEKEEEEEKEEEEEEEYDEEEHEEETDYIMSYFDNGEDFGGDSDDNMDEAIY, encoded by the exons ATGGCCAGtcggggtgggggccggggtcGTGGCCGGGGCCAGCTGACCTTCAACATGGAGGCTGTGGGCATTGGGAAGGGGGAtgctcttcccccacccaccctgcagCCTTCTCCACTCTTCCCT CCCTTGGAGTTCCGTCCAGTGCCTCTGCCctcaggagaggaaggggagtaTGTTCTGGCACTGAAGCAGGAGCTACGAGGGGCCATGAGGCAGCTCCCCTACTTCATCCGGCCAGCTGTCCCCAAGAGAG ATGTGGAGCGTTACTCAGACAAATATCAGATGTCAGGGCCGATTGACAATGCCATCGATTGGAACCCTG ATTGGCGACGTTTACCCCGTGAGTTAAAGATCCGAGTGCGGAAGCTACAAAAGGAAC GGACCACCATCCTAATCCCCAAGAGGCCCCCCAAGAACACAGAAGATAAGGAAGAAACAATACAGAAACTGGAG ACcctggagaagaaggaggaggaagtgacttcagaggaagatgaagagaaagaagaagaagaagagaaggaagaggaagaagaagaggagtaCGACGAAGAAGAACATGAAGAG gAAACTGATTACATCATGTCATATTTTGACAATGGAGAGGACTTTGGGGGTGACAGTGATGACAATATGGATGAGGCTATATACTGA
- the ANKRD34A gene encoding ankyrin repeat domain-containing protein 34A, which translates to MLHTEGHALLRAVGQGKLRLARLLLEGGAYVNEGDAQGETALMAACRARYDDPQNKARMVRYLLEQGADPNIADRLGRTALMHACAGGGGAAVASLLLAHGADPSVRDHAGASALVHALDRGDRETLATLLDACKAKGTEVIIITTDTSPSGTKKTRQYLNSPPSPGVEDPAPAPPSPGVCTSPSEIQLQAAGGGGGGGGGGGGGGGGGGGGGRGLLSPRAQEEEEKRDVFEFPLPKPPDDPSPSEPLPKPPRHPPKPLKRLNSEPWGLVAPPQPVPPAEGRPGIERLTAEFNGLTLTGRPRLSRRHSTEGPEDPPPWAEKVTGGGPLSRRNTAPEAQESGPPAGLRQKLSRMEPVELDTPGNICPDSPECSRLSLERRRYSASPLTLPPAGSAPSPRQSQESLPGAVSPLSGRRRSPGLLERRGSGTLLLDHIAQTRPGFLPPLNVSPHPPIPDIRPQPGGRAPSLPAPPQAGAPGSPRTKRKLVRRHSMQTEQIRLLGGFQSLGGPGEPGR; encoded by the coding sequence ATGCTGCACACCGAGGGCCACGCTCTTCTTCGGGCCGTGGGTCAGGGTAAGCTACGCTTGGCCCGTTTGCTTCTGGAGGGAGGCGCCTACGTGAATGAGGGTGATGCCCAGGGTGAGACTGCGCTAATGGCGGCCTGTCGGGCCCGTTACGACGACCCCCAGAACAAGGCACGCATGGTACGCTACCTCCTGGAGCAAGGCGCTGACCCCAACATCGCAGACCGCCTGGGGCGCACCGCGCTCATGCACGCTTgcgccgggggtgggggcgccgCCGTGGCTTCGCTGCTCCTTGCCCACGGTGCAGACCCCTCAGTGCGAGATCACGCGGGCGCCTCGGCGCTTGTCCACGCCCTGGACCGCGGGGACCGTGAGACCCTTGCCACGCTGCTGGACGCCTGTAAGGCCAAGGGCACGGaggtcatcatcatcaccaccgaCACCTCTCCCTCGGGAACCAAGAAGACACGGCAGTATCTCAATTCCCCACCGTCCCCGGGGGTGGAGGACCCGGCTCCCGCTCCTCCTAGCCCGGGGGTCTGCACTTCGCCTTCGGAAATCCAACTGCAggctgcaggaggaggaggaggaggtggaggaggaggaggaggaggaggaggaggaggaggaggaggaggacgggggTTGCTGTCCCCTCGCGctcaggaagaagaggagaagcgGGACGTATTCGAATTCCCTCTTCCTAAACCCCCCGATGACCCCTCCCCTTCTGAGCCGCTCCCCAAACCACCCCGTCACCCTCCAAAACCACTCAAAAGGCTCAACTCCGAGCCCTGGGGCCTAGTGGCCCCTCCTCAACCTGTCCCGCCCGCGGAAGGGAGGCCGGGGATCGAGCGCCTGACCGCCGAATTCAACGGCCTGACCCTGACCGGTCGACCCCGTCTTTCCAGACGTCACAGCACTGAAGGCCCGGAGGACCCGCCTCCGTGGGCGGAGAAAGTGACGGGTGGGGGTCCTCTCTCTCGCCGAAACACTGCGCCAGAAGCTCAGGAGTCCGGTCCCCCTGCGGGGCTGAGGCAGAAACTGAGCCGCATGGAGCCGGTGGAGCTCGATACTCCCGGGAATATTTGCCCCGACTCGCCGGAGTGCAGCCGCTTGTCCCTGGAGCGCCGCCGATACAGCGCCTCCCCGCTGACCCTCCCTCCAGCCGGCTCGGCGCCCTCGCCGCGCCAGTCCCAGGAGAGTCTGCCTGGGGCCGTCTCTCCCCTGAGCGGACGGAGGCGGAGTCCCGGGCTGCTGGAGCGGAGGGGCTCGGGGACGTTGCTCCTGGACCACATCGCGCAAACGCGGCCTGGTTTCCTGCCTCCGCTCAACGtcagcccccaccctcccatccccgaCATTCGCCCCCAACCCGGAGGTCGGGCGCCTTCgctgcccgcccctccccaggcGGGGGCGCCAGGCTCTCCTAGGACCAAGCGCAAGTTGGTGAGGCGCCACTCGATGCAGACTGAGCAGATCCGCCTGCTAGGGGGCTTCCAGAGTCTAGGCGGGCCAGGGGAGCCAGGGCGCTGA